The Sphingobium sp. JS3065 genome includes a region encoding these proteins:
- the trmFO gene encoding methylenetetrahydrofolate--tRNA-(uracil(54)-C(5))-methyltransferase (FADH(2)-oxidizing) TrmFO: MHQVHIIGGGLAGTEAAWQLAQAGVKVRLSEMRGSGDMTPAHQTEGLAELVCSNSFRSDDADKNAVGLLHQEMRRLGSLIMAQAEPAKVPAGSALAVDRHIFSDGVTRALADHPNVEIVRERIDALPTEGMTIVATGPLTAPSLAASIGQAAGIDHLAFFDAIAPVVHFDSIDMDKCWMANRWDKIGPGGGEGKDYINCPMNKDQYQAFVQGLIDGEKTEFKEWEKDTPYFEGCMPIEVMASRGPETLRHGPMKPMGLDDPRTGRWPYAVVQLRQDNAAGTLWNMVGFQTKLKHGAQTELFRTIPGLEKAEFARLGGLHRNTFIQSPKLLDATLRLKSAPHIRFAGQVTGCEGYVESAAIGLLAGRFAAAEIWGRPLAPLPPETALGALLGHVIGNVETADYQPMNVNFGLFPPLDDVKKKQRKEAMTARARAALGQWLGEFQPA; this comes from the coding sequence ATGCATCAGGTTCACATCATCGGCGGCGGACTCGCGGGCACGGAAGCGGCATGGCAATTGGCGCAGGCGGGCGTGAAAGTCCGCCTATCGGAAATGCGCGGGTCAGGCGACATGACGCCCGCGCACCAGACGGAGGGGCTGGCTGAACTGGTCTGCTCAAACAGCTTCCGCTCCGACGATGCGGACAAGAATGCCGTAGGCCTGCTGCATCAGGAAATGCGGCGACTGGGTTCGCTCATCATGGCGCAGGCGGAACCGGCCAAGGTTCCCGCCGGATCGGCGCTGGCGGTGGATCGCCACATCTTTTCCGATGGCGTCACCCGCGCGCTGGCGGACCATCCCAATGTGGAAATCGTGCGCGAACGCATCGATGCGCTGCCCACCGAAGGCATGACCATCGTCGCCACCGGGCCGCTGACCGCGCCTTCACTCGCGGCCAGCATCGGGCAGGCGGCGGGGATCGACCATCTCGCCTTTTTCGACGCCATCGCGCCGGTCGTGCATTTCGACAGCATCGACATGGACAAATGCTGGATGGCCAACCGCTGGGACAAGATCGGCCCCGGCGGCGGCGAGGGCAAGGACTATATCAACTGCCCCATGAACAAGGATCAGTATCAGGCCTTCGTCCAGGGGCTGATCGACGGTGAAAAGACCGAGTTCAAGGAGTGGGAAAAGGACACGCCCTATTTCGAAGGCTGCATGCCGATCGAGGTGATGGCGTCACGCGGCCCCGAAACGCTGCGCCATGGGCCAATGAAGCCGATGGGCCTGGACGACCCGCGCACCGGACGCTGGCCCTATGCCGTCGTGCAGTTGCGGCAGGACAATGCGGCGGGCACGCTGTGGAACATGGTCGGCTTCCAGACCAAGCTGAAGCATGGCGCGCAGACCGAATTGTTCCGGACCATCCCCGGCCTGGAAAAGGCCGAATTCGCCCGGCTGGGCGGGCTGCATCGCAACACCTTCATCCAGAGCCCCAAGCTGCTCGACGCCACGCTGCGCCTCAAAAGCGCGCCGCATATCCGCTTTGCCGGGCAGGTGACGGGCTGCGAAGGCTATGTCGAGAGCGCGGCCATCGGCCTGCTCGCTGGACGCTTCGCAGCGGCGGAGATATGGGGCAGGCCGCTGGCGCCGCTGCCGCCCGAAACGGCGTTGGGCGCGTTGCTGGGCCATGTCATCGGCAATGTGGAAACGGCGGACTATCAGCCGATGAACGTCAATTTCGGCCTGTTCCCGCCGCTGGACGACGTGAAGAAAAAGCAGCGCAAGGAAGCCATGACCGCCCGCGCCAGAGCCGCCCTCGGCCAATGGCTGGGCGAATTTCAGCCCGCCTGA
- a CDS encoding EF-hand domain-containing protein: protein MGRVLAGVMATLLLMAGGLFWWQGRASNEAVPQPLIGSPPPPAVEALPEGDPDATGDAPPMPGEASPQSREQKRFGRYDRNRDGVITRIEMMGSRVKAFKALDMNNDNLLSFEEWAVTTSDRFAKADGNGDGKLTPVEFATTAPRRAAPKCKC, encoded by the coding sequence GTGGGGCGAGTTCTGGCTGGCGTGATGGCGACACTGCTGTTGATGGCCGGGGGGCTGTTCTGGTGGCAAGGGCGCGCAAGCAACGAAGCCGTGCCGCAACCACTGATCGGATCGCCGCCTCCCCCCGCGGTGGAAGCCCTGCCGGAAGGCGATCCGGACGCCACGGGCGATGCGCCGCCCATGCCCGGTGAGGCTTCGCCGCAGAGCCGGGAGCAGAAGCGCTTCGGCCGCTATGACCGCAACCGCGATGGCGTCATCACCCGGATCGAGATGATGGGCAGCCGGGTCAAGGCGTTCAAGGCGCTGGACATGAACAACGACAACCTCCTTTCCTTCGAGGAGTGGGCCGTGACGACGTCGGACCGCTTCGCCAAGGCTGACGGCAATGGCGACGGCAAGCTGACGCCCGTCGAATTCGCGACGACCGCGCCCAGGCGCGCCGCCCCGAAATGCAAATGCTGA
- a CDS encoding Tad domain-containing protein yields MGDRIKRTLFILMRLYHNQAGNILAITAAAIIPTIGLVGGAFDMARIYAVKTRLQSACDAGALAGRRVMGSGRWTDNNGRPNSVALATFDLNFAQNSFGSANRARAFSEAEGTVTGTASADVPMTLMQVLGIPTKRVDVACEGQMRIPNTDVMFVLDNSGSMKDPIPGDTTNLKKMDGLKMAIRCFYEALARQNITDVSAAECGSTTDPTNDLSTQVQLRFGFVNYDNMVNVGKLLPNSFLADSWTYRSRTATGIQTVYAWTEGTAGATSWTPWTPTPTDFSTTNRYSGTFAVVGGSNTSATTLADGQSYVKKAAPTSISTCSALNRYGSSGQLVGITENNGSSSNPAPIWNAPVYPDDEQTSTTTRTRTQTVTYGYRYRYFQNGSGSSAWGCWLERSPANNSTKNYTQSAEGTATRPLTWTSYNQVTEWTYHPRIIDVSSLKAGQSNWNNSLTIPLAGRVRMQVKLSGSASSSYIETVADLTAAWEGCIEERQTFVNTDGDPADDWINYPSSPSDAIDMDIDRAPDSDPRTQWKPLLTGAVWGPKATLVGNSWSGDYTTDTVRSGENTSSSDTGRNLSNNSCVTASRKMTNYNGVGANSSAQDFSNYVGTLVPHNNTYHDIGLLWGARLMSPTGIFASENAATSGGAQIQRHMIFMTDGATATTTNNYASYGLEWWDRRQITPAGPNDSNYDNQLNAVNNARSNALCTAIKNKNITLWVIYYGSSDTATKTRLTNCATSSSYFYEAKNTTLLINKFREIADRISNLRLTQ; encoded by the coding sequence ATGGGCGATCGGATCAAGCGTACGCTGTTCATTCTGATGCGGCTTTACCACAATCAGGCGGGGAATATTTTGGCAATAACTGCCGCCGCCATCATTCCGACGATTGGATTGGTTGGAGGCGCGTTCGACATGGCGCGTATCTATGCTGTCAAGACTAGATTGCAAAGCGCCTGTGACGCCGGCGCGCTTGCTGGACGTCGCGTGATGGGTAGCGGCCGCTGGACGGACAATAACGGTCGACCCAATAGTGTCGCTCTGGCGACGTTCGACCTCAACTTCGCCCAAAATTCCTTCGGCTCTGCAAATCGCGCGCGGGCTTTTAGCGAAGCGGAAGGCACCGTCACCGGCACGGCGTCGGCCGACGTTCCCATGACGCTCATGCAGGTTCTGGGCATCCCCACGAAGCGCGTCGACGTGGCCTGCGAAGGGCAGATGCGCATCCCGAACACCGATGTCATGTTCGTCCTCGACAATTCCGGTTCCATGAAGGATCCTATTCCAGGCGACACCACGAACCTTAAGAAAATGGACGGGCTGAAAATGGCCATCCGATGCTTTTATGAAGCATTGGCCCGGCAGAACATAACGGATGTCAGCGCCGCTGAGTGCGGGTCCACCACCGATCCGACGAACGACCTGTCCACACAGGTGCAACTGCGCTTCGGTTTCGTGAACTATGACAATATGGTCAATGTGGGCAAGCTGCTGCCGAACAGCTTCCTGGCGGACAGCTGGACATATCGTTCCCGAACGGCGACCGGCATCCAAACCGTCTATGCTTGGACTGAAGGAACCGCGGGCGCCACCAGCTGGACCCCCTGGACACCGACCCCCACTGACTTCAGCACTACCAACAGATATTCCGGAACCTTTGCCGTCGTCGGCGGCAGCAATACGTCGGCGACGACGCTCGCCGATGGCCAATCCTATGTCAAGAAGGCAGCGCCAACGTCCATATCAACCTGCAGCGCGCTCAACAGATATGGCAGCTCCGGGCAACTGGTCGGCATCACCGAGAACAACGGTTCGAGTAGCAATCCAGCCCCTATCTGGAATGCTCCAGTCTATCCCGACGACGAACAGACATCGACCACCACAAGAACGAGAACGCAGACTGTGACCTATGGATACCGCTATCGGTATTTCCAGAACGGATCGGGCTCGTCCGCCTGGGGCTGCTGGTTAGAACGTTCGCCTGCCAACAACTCGACTAAAAACTATACTCAGTCTGCGGAAGGCACGGCGACCAGACCGTTGACATGGACAAGTTACAATCAGGTCACGGAATGGACCTATCACCCCCGAATCATCGACGTTTCGAGTCTGAAGGCAGGGCAATCGAACTGGAACAACAGCCTGACCATCCCTCTGGCGGGGCGGGTCAGGATGCAGGTCAAACTTTCCGGGTCCGCCTCTTCCAGCTATATCGAGACGGTCGCCGACCTGACGGCCGCCTGGGAAGGGTGCATCGAGGAACGACAGACATTCGTGAATACGGATGGCGACCCCGCCGACGACTGGATCAATTATCCGTCCTCGCCAAGCGACGCCATCGATATGGACATAGACCGCGCCCCGGATTCCGATCCGCGAACGCAATGGAAGCCGCTCTTGACCGGAGCGGTATGGGGCCCCAAGGCCACGCTCGTCGGTAATTCATGGAGCGGCGATTACACGACCGACACCGTGCGATCAGGTGAAAACACGAGCAGCAGCGATACAGGTCGCAACCTCTCCAACAACAGCTGCGTGACGGCATCCCGCAAGATGACCAACTATAATGGCGTGGGGGCCAATTCTTCGGCCCAGGATTTCAGCAATTATGTCGGCACACTGGTTCCGCATAACAACACCTATCATGACATCGGGCTGCTCTGGGGCGCGCGACTGATGTCCCCGACCGGCATCTTCGCCAGCGAGAATGCGGCTACGTCAGGCGGCGCCCAGATTCAGCGCCACATGATCTTCATGACTGACGGCGCCACAGCGACGACGACCAATAACTATGCAAGCTATGGCCTGGAATGGTGGGATCGTCGCCAGATCACCCCTGCGGGACCAAATGATTCCAATTATGACAACCAGCTGAATGCCGTCAACAACGCCCGCTCGAACGCGCTTTGCACCGCGATCAAGAACAAGAACATCACCCTGTGGGTCATCTATTACGGCAGTTCTGACACTGCGACGAAAACGCGCCTGACGAATTGCGCAACCAGCTCATCCTATTTTTACGAGGCAAAAAACACGACCCTGCTAATCAACAAATTTCGCGAGATAGCAGATCGCATCTCGAACCTGCGCTTGACCCAATAG
- a CDS encoding TadE/TadG family type IV pilus assembly protein, which produces MAIDHLSNDERGVAAVEFGITASAFFALLMGGFDVGHTLYMQTVLQGTVQKAGRDLTLASGTEAAQRLAVDTRVRNAVRRLNASIPDEDIKITRDYYANFTTAQAAQPEDANQDGVCSPGEVWVDRNFNNVYDSKGGSSGQGGAKDVVVYSVTVSYPRLFPVARLIGMSETVKLNATTVLANQPYGDQANRSGTLTPRNCT; this is translated from the coding sequence ATGGCCATTGATCACCTATCCAATGACGAAAGGGGCGTCGCCGCTGTTGAATTCGGTATAACCGCGTCTGCCTTCTTCGCCTTGCTGATGGGCGGATTCGACGTGGGACACACGCTTTATATGCAGACCGTTCTGCAAGGAACAGTGCAAAAAGCGGGACGTGATCTGACCCTGGCCTCCGGTACAGAAGCGGCCCAGCGGCTCGCGGTCGACACGCGCGTACGCAACGCCGTCCGCCGCCTTAATGCCAGCATTCCCGACGAAGACATCAAGATCACTCGCGATTACTATGCCAACTTTACGACGGCTCAGGCAGCGCAACCTGAAGATGCAAACCAAGACGGTGTGTGTAGCCCAGGCGAGGTCTGGGTCGATCGTAACTTCAATAATGTATACGATTCGAAGGGAGGCAGCTCTGGCCAGGGCGGAGCGAAGGACGTCGTCGTCTATTCAGTGACAGTGTCCTACCCGCGTCTTTTCCCGGTGGCCCGTCTGATAGGTATGTCGGAAACAGTAAAGCTCAATGCCACTACAGTGCTGGCGAACCAGCCTTATGGCGATCAAGCTAACCGCTCTGGCACGCTTACGCCGAGGAATTGCACATGA
- a CDS encoding TadE/TadG family type IV pilus assembly protein — translation MLKALKTVASLSGDRRGLALVEFAYAAPIILLLIAGGAELANYSITSMRISALALQVADNASRIGEGDPMAKKKVSEAQINDLLQGALAQAGNLNVNGTYVEKQGNGSSTIRNKARIIISSLEPDPDAGHVDRNYIHWQRCFGLARDFTPRYGVQGNDNLIGMGPADRQVYAPSGTGIVFVELYYRYEPIFPIAQLESFGLPSYRPINAVAAMVVRDDRDYSQLYNTESVTPSTC, via the coding sequence ATGCTGAAGGCACTTAAGACGGTGGCGTCCCTCAGCGGCGACCGACGCGGACTAGCCCTTGTAGAATTCGCCTATGCGGCTCCGATCATACTTCTGCTGATCGCGGGAGGTGCCGAACTTGCCAACTACTCTATCACGTCAATGCGCATTTCCGCACTTGCCTTACAAGTGGCCGACAACGCATCCCGCATCGGCGAGGGGGATCCGATGGCTAAAAAGAAGGTCTCGGAAGCCCAGATTAATGATTTGCTTCAGGGCGCCCTTGCCCAAGCCGGCAATTTGAACGTGAACGGCACCTATGTCGAGAAACAAGGCAATGGCTCTTCAACAATAAGAAACAAGGCCAGAATTATTATTTCCAGCCTAGAACCAGATCCAGATGCGGGACATGTGGATAGAAATTATATTCACTGGCAACGCTGCTTTGGACTCGCCAGGGATTTTACGCCCCGATATGGCGTGCAGGGCAACGACAACCTGATTGGCATGGGTCCCGCAGACCGGCAAGTGTATGCACCATCCGGAACAGGTATTGTCTTCGTTGAACTTTACTATCGATATGAACCTATCTTTCCGATCGCTCAACTTGAAAGTTTTGGCCTTCCAAGTTATCGCCCCATAAACGCGGTCGCTGCGATGGTTGTTCGCGACGACCGTGACTATTCTCAACTTTACAATACAGAAAGCGTTACGCCTTCCACTTGCTGA
- a CDS encoding pyruvate dehydrogenase complex E1 component subunit beta translates to MGIEIRMPALSPTMEEGTLAKWLVKAGDEVRSGDILAEIETDKATMEFEAVDEGRIGQIMVAEGTEGVKVGTVIATMQGEGAGETVEAAPAPKAQAPAKVEAAPAPKPPVEARAPVKDPALPEGTDYAKTTVREALRDAMAEEMRRDERVFVMGEEVAEYQGAYKVTQGLLEEFGARRVIDTPITEYGFAGIGAGAAMGGLKPIVEFMTFNFAMQAIDHIINSAAKTNYMSGGQMRCPIVFRGPNGAASRVGAQHSQNYGPWYASVPGLIVIAPYDAADAKGLLKAAIRSDDPVVFLENELVYGRSFDVPQVDDYVLPIGKARIVREGRDVTLVSYSIGVGVALEAAEKLAGEGVDAEVIDLRTLRPLDTATVLESVKKTNRVVVVEEGWPVCSIASEIAAVVMEQGFDDLDAPVLRVTNEDVPLPYAANLEKAAIVNPDKVVEAVKKVCYR, encoded by the coding sequence ATGGGTATCGAGATCAGGATGCCGGCGCTGTCGCCGACGATGGAGGAAGGCACGCTGGCCAAATGGCTGGTGAAGGCAGGCGATGAGGTCCGCTCGGGCGACATATTGGCCGAGATCGAGACCGACAAGGCGACGATGGAATTCGAAGCGGTGGACGAAGGCCGGATCGGCCAGATCATGGTGGCCGAGGGCACTGAGGGCGTGAAGGTCGGCACGGTGATCGCGACGATGCAGGGCGAAGGCGCGGGCGAGACGGTTGAAGCCGCCCCGGCCCCGAAGGCGCAAGCGCCAGCAAAGGTCGAAGCCGCGCCTGCGCCCAAGCCGCCCGTCGAAGCCAGGGCGCCCGTCAAGGATCCGGCGCTGCCCGAAGGCACGGACTATGCGAAGACGACGGTGCGCGAAGCGCTGCGCGATGCCATGGCGGAGGAGATGCGGCGGGACGAGCGGGTCTTCGTGATGGGCGAGGAGGTCGCGGAATATCAGGGCGCCTACAAGGTGACGCAGGGCCTGCTGGAGGAGTTCGGGGCCAGGCGGGTTATCGATACGCCGATCACCGAATATGGCTTTGCCGGCATCGGCGCGGGCGCGGCGATGGGCGGTTTGAAGCCGATTGTCGAGTTCATGACCTTCAACTTCGCGATGCAGGCGATCGACCATATCATCAATTCGGCGGCCAAGACCAACTACATGTCGGGCGGCCAGATGCGCTGCCCCATCGTATTCCGCGGTCCCAATGGCGCGGCGAGCCGGGTCGGCGCGCAGCACAGCCAGAATTACGGACCCTGGTATGCGTCGGTTCCCGGCCTGATCGTGATCGCGCCCTATGACGCGGCCGATGCCAAGGGTCTGCTCAAGGCCGCGATCCGCTCGGACGACCCGGTGGTGTTCCTGGAGAATGAGCTGGTCTATGGCCGCAGCTTCGACGTGCCGCAGGTGGACGATTATGTCCTGCCGATCGGCAAGGCGCGGATCGTGCGCGAGGGACGGGACGTGACGCTGGTGAGCTACTCCATCGGCGTGGGCGTCGCGCTGGAGGCGGCGGAGAAGCTGGCGGGCGAGGGCGTCGATGCGGAGGTGATCGACCTGCGTACGCTGCGCCCGCTGGACACGGCGACGGTCTTGGAGAGCGTGAAGAAGACCAACCGCGTGGTGGTGGTGGAGGAGGGCTGGCCGGTCTGCTCGATCGCCTCGGAGATCGCCGCCGTGGTGATGGAGCAGGGCTTCGACGATCTCGACGCCCCGGTGCTGCGCGTCACCAATGAAGACGTGCCGCTACCCTATGCCGCAAACCTCGAAAAGGCCGCCATCGTCAATCCAGACAAGGTCGTCGAGGCCGTGAAAAAGGTTTGCTACAGGTAG
- the pdhA gene encoding pyruvate dehydrogenase (acetyl-transferring) E1 component subunit alpha yields the protein MAKSTTPRPSRAKAAKAAGADHNRPRPEAPEDYRATREELLEFYRQMVLIRRFEEKAGQLYGLGLIGGFCHLYIGQEAVAVGIQSALEPGKDSVITGYRDHGHMLAYGIDPNVIMAELTGREAGISRGKGGSMHMFSVEHKFYGGHGIVGAQVSLGAGLGFAHKYNGDGGVCVAYFGDGAANQGQVYESFNMAELWKLPIIFVIENNQYAMGTSVNRSSAEDQLYRRGESFRIPGIQVNGMDVLAVRGATEEALKWVQAGNGPILLEMKTYRYRGHSMSDPAKYRSREEVQSMRDKSDPIEGVKKYLAQAGVSEDELKKIDQDIRKIVSDAADFAETSPEPEPHELYTDVLVEQY from the coding sequence TTGGCGAAATCAACGACGCCGCGTCCTTCACGCGCAAAGGCAGCAAAAGCTGCCGGCGCGGACCACAACCGGCCTCGCCCTGAGGCGCCTGAGGATTACCGAGCGACACGTGAGGAGTTGCTGGAATTTTACCGGCAGATGGTGCTGATCCGCCGTTTCGAGGAGAAGGCGGGTCAGTTGTACGGCCTGGGGCTGATCGGCGGTTTCTGCCATTTGTACATTGGCCAGGAAGCGGTTGCGGTGGGCATCCAGTCGGCGCTGGAGCCTGGCAAGGACAGCGTGATCACGGGCTATCGCGACCATGGCCATATGCTGGCCTATGGCATCGATCCCAATGTGATCATGGCGGAACTGACCGGCCGGGAAGCGGGCATTTCGCGGGGCAAGGGCGGTTCGATGCACATGTTCAGCGTCGAGCATAAATTCTACGGCGGCCACGGCATCGTCGGCGCGCAGGTGTCGCTGGGCGCGGGGCTGGGCTTCGCGCACAAATATAATGGAGATGGCGGCGTGTGCGTCGCCTATTTCGGCGACGGCGCGGCCAATCAGGGCCAGGTCTATGAAAGCTTCAACATGGCCGAGCTGTGGAAGCTGCCGATCATCTTCGTGATCGAGAACAACCAATATGCGATGGGCACCAGCGTCAACCGCTCCTCGGCGGAGGACCAGCTTTACCGGCGCGGCGAAAGCTTCCGCATTCCGGGCATCCAGGTGAACGGCATGGACGTGCTGGCGGTGCGCGGCGCGACCGAGGAAGCGCTCAAATGGGTGCAGGCGGGCAATGGCCCGATCCTGCTGGAGATGAAGACCTACCGCTATCGCGGCCATTCGATGTCCGACCCGGCCAAGTACCGCTCGCGCGAGGAAGTGCAGTCGATGCGCGACAAGTCCGACCCGATCGAGGGGGTGAAGAAATATCTGGCGCAAGCCGGTGTGTCCGAGGACGAACTCAAGAAGATCGACCAGGACATCCGCAAAATCGTCAGCGACGCGGCGGACTTTGCCGAAACCTCTCCCGAACCGGAGCCGCACGAGCTTTATACCGACGTGCTGGTGGAGCAATATTGA
- a CDS encoding FtsB family cell division protein, with translation MAHIAKLRILLFSAFGPAIAVLLLLFFAGYVVLGSNGILAWGDYKRQLHHAQGELKQVQAHRQELQNRVDLLNPRRVDPDLSDELIRRELGVVHHDEVIVPLN, from the coding sequence ATGGCGCATATCGCGAAACTCCGTATATTGCTTTTTTCGGCTTTCGGGCCAGCGATTGCGGTGCTTCTTCTTCTGTTTTTCGCGGGCTATGTGGTGCTGGGTTCCAACGGCATTCTGGCCTGGGGCGACTATAAACGGCAGCTTCATCATGCGCAGGGTGAACTGAAGCAGGTTCAGGCTCATCGGCAGGAACTCCAGAACCGGGTGGATCTGCTCAATCCCCGGCGCGTCGACCCCGATCTTTCCGATGAACTGATCCGGCGGGAGTTGGGCGTCGTTCATCATGATGAAGTCATCGTCCCGCTGAACTGA
- the eno gene encoding phosphopyruvate hydratase, with protein MTAILDIHARQILDSRGNPTVEVDVMLEDGSFGRAAVPSGASTGAYEAVEKRDGDAAKYLGKGVLAAVAAVNDQIAEQIIGLDAEDQAEVDAAMIALDGTENKSNLGANAILGVSLAVAKAAADARGLPLYRYVGGVNAHVLPVPMMNIINGGEHADNPIDFQEFMIMPVGAESIADAVRIGSEIFHTLKKGLHDKGLATSVGDEGGFAPNIASTRDALDFIMLSVEKAGYKPGDDVVLALDCAATEFFKNGRYEISGEGLSLSPVEMADYLAALTADYPIKSIEDGMSEDDFEGWKALTDKIGGKVQLVGDDLFVTNPKRLEMGIGKGLANSLLVKVNQIGSLTETLAAVDMAHRARYTAVMSHRSGETEDATIADLAVATNCGQIKTGSLARSDRLAKYNQLIRIEEELGDIAVYAGRSIFR; from the coding sequence ATGACCGCCATTCTTGATATTCACGCCCGTCAGATTCTGGACAGCCGCGGCAATCCGACCGTCGAGGTCGACGTGATGCTGGAGGATGGCAGCTTCGGACGCGCCGCCGTGCCGTCGGGGGCCTCCACCGGAGCCTATGAGGCGGTCGAGAAGCGCGACGGCGACGCCGCCAAATATCTGGGCAAGGGCGTGCTGGCCGCCGTCGCCGCCGTCAACGACCAGATTGCCGAGCAGATCATCGGTCTGGATGCCGAGGATCAGGCGGAAGTCGACGCCGCGATGATCGCGCTCGACGGGACGGAGAACAAGTCGAACCTGGGCGCCAACGCGATCCTGGGCGTCAGCCTGGCCGTGGCGAAGGCCGCCGCCGATGCGCGCGGCCTGCCGCTCTATCGCTATGTCGGCGGCGTCAACGCGCATGTCCTGCCGGTGCCGATGATGAACATCATCAACGGCGGCGAGCATGCCGACAATCCGATCGATTTCCAGGAATTCATGATCATGCCGGTGGGTGCGGAAAGCATCGCCGACGCGGTTCGCATCGGTTCGGAAATCTTCCATACGCTGAAGAAGGGCCTGCACGACAAGGGGCTGGCGACCTCGGTCGGGGATGAGGGCGGCTTCGCGCCCAACATCGCGTCCACCCGCGACGCGCTCGACTTCATCATGCTGTCGGTCGAGAAGGCGGGTTACAAGCCGGGCGACGATGTTGTGCTGGCGCTGGACTGCGCGGCGACGGAGTTCTTCAAGAACGGCAGATATGAGATTTCCGGCGAAGGCCTGTCGCTCTCGCCGGTCGAGATGGCCGATTATCTCGCCGCGCTGACCGCCGATTATCCGATCAAATCGATCGAGGACGGCATGAGCGAGGATGATTTCGAAGGCTGGAAGGCGCTGACCGACAAGATCGGCGGCAAGGTGCAACTGGTGGGCGACGACCTGTTCGTGACCAACCCGAAGCGTCTGGAAATGGGCATCGGCAAGGGCCTGGCCAACTCGCTGCTGGTCAAGGTGAACCAGATCGGCTCGCTCACCGAAACGCTGGCGGCGGTCGATATGGCGCATCGGGCGCGCTATACAGCCGTAATGTCGCACCGTTCGGGCGAGACCGAGGACGCGACCATCGCGGATCTGGCCGTCGCCACCAATTGCGGGCAGATCAAGACCGGTTCGCTGGCCCGTTCCGACCGGCTCGCCAAATATAACCAGCTTATCCGGATCGAAGAAGAATTGGGCGACATCGCCGTTTACGCGGGCCGTTCCATCTTCCGCTAA
- a CDS encoding phage holin family protein — MTQEPAQIEEQDESVRDVFTRLYADGRAYAEAEVERQKLRAGIVGAGVRDAAILATAAITLIFAAIVAGLVGLILALAPYLGTGWATGAVFGGALIIALLLLLIARGRIDRMKKALKA; from the coding sequence TTGACGCAAGAACCCGCGCAGATCGAGGAACAGGACGAGTCCGTCCGGGACGTCTTCACGCGCCTTTACGCCGACGGGCGCGCCTATGCGGAAGCGGAAGTCGAACGGCAGAAACTGCGCGCGGGCATTGTCGGCGCCGGGGTGCGGGATGCCGCGATCCTGGCGACAGCGGCCATCACGCTCATCTTTGCCGCTATCGTCGCCGGTCTTGTCGGCCTCATCCTGGCGCTGGCGCCCTATCTGGGGACGGGCTGGGCGACCGGCGCGGTATTTGGCGGCGCCCTTATCATCGCGTTGCTGCTGCTGCTGATCGCCAGGGGCCGGATCGACCGGATGAAGAAGGCGCTAAAGGCATGA
- a CDS encoding DUF4170 domain-containing protein: MSKLHLVMGGRVKNPQTLEFEDLNAIELVGFYPDYAAAENAWRGAAQRTVDDAEMRYVIVHLHRLLEPELPTR, from the coding sequence ATGAGCAAGCTGCACCTTGTGATGGGCGGTCGCGTCAAAAATCCCCAGACGCTGGAATTCGAAGATCTGAACGCCATCGAACTGGTCGGGTTCTATCCCGATTATGCCGCTGCGGAAAACGCCTGGCGCGGCGCGGCGCAGCGGACGGTCGACGATGCGGAGATGCGCTATGTGATCGTGCACCTGCACCGTTTGCTGGAACCGGAATTGCCGACCCGATAG